One window of the Rhizobiaceae bacterium genome contains the following:
- a CDS encoding phage major tail tube protein: MDNIIRGANWYVDEINMRLRAESTKLPVLRRDMVPFVLGGGYFSLELPAEIAALTAEMSVNSTPPEVRSRFGREPGDWTTVTYYESLLNAFPNSANGTSTGATTGGPKLKGRVVILKGLLNEVEQPGVKGMKADGPARLRWSSIIQYQDVVDGTTVHKFDVQNNTLIINGVNYTAEHNRIIAA; encoded by the coding sequence ATGGACAATATCATCCGGGGCGCGAACTGGTACGTCGACGAGATCAACATGCGGCTGCGCGCCGAGTCGACGAAGCTGCCGGTGCTGCGCCGGGACATGGTTCCATTCGTGCTGGGCGGTGGCTATTTCAGCCTGGAGCTGCCGGCCGAGATCGCCGCGCTCACGGCGGAGATGTCGGTCAACTCCACGCCGCCCGAGGTCCGCTCCCGCTTCGGCCGCGAGCCGGGCGACTGGACCACCGTGACCTACTACGAAAGCCTGCTCAACGCGTTCCCGAACAGCGCCAACGGCACCTCGACAGGCGCGACGACGGGCGGGCCGAAGCTGAAAGGCCGTGTCGTCATCCTCAAGGGACTGCTGAACGAGGTCGAACAGCCAGGCGTGAAGGGCATGAAGGCGGACGGCCCGGCACGCCTGCGCTGGTCGAGCATCATCCAGTACCAGGACGTGGTCGACGGAACGACCGTCCACAAGTTCGACGTGCAGAACAACACGCTGATCATCAACGGCGTGAACTACACGGCCGAGCACAACAGGATCATCGCGGCCTAG
- a CDS encoding integrase: MAQAIRYRVDIDRRTGAVLVGIPALLQALDVIWMTRTNLRVMLLDFGSNLRSWLSEDLTPALALQIYGDLASTTHRWEREYRVREFQFVRMSQTGTLGLKHGGLYYPEGRFGNYDIAIPLNATPRDLGRYVPELAA; the protein is encoded by the coding sequence ATGGCGCAGGCCATCCGATACAGGGTTGACATCGACCGCAGGACAGGCGCGGTGCTCGTCGGCATTCCGGCCCTGCTGCAGGCGCTCGACGTCATCTGGATGACGAGGACGAACCTGCGCGTCATGCTGCTCGACTTCGGTTCGAATTTGCGCAGCTGGCTCTCGGAAGACCTGACGCCGGCTCTGGCGTTGCAGATCTACGGCGACCTCGCCTCGACGACGCATCGCTGGGAGCGCGAATACCGGGTCAGGGAGTTCCAGTTCGTTCGCATGAGCCAGACCGGGACGCTCGGTCTGAAACATGGCGGCCTGTATTACCCGGAAGGCAGGTTCGGCAATTACGACATCGCCATCCCGCTCAACGCCACGCCGCGCGATCTCGGTCGCTATGTGCCCGAGCTGGCGGCGTAA
- a CDS encoding phage tail protein I: MTVFIPQLPRPGAFEETHSIVNAWFKAQLALYAEALRTLWSPWECPADMLDELAWAWSVDFWREWWPEFRKRQVIAESRAFHRLKSTIAADRMACRYADAELISYHLPRDGFAVAEDVSPEAYQAWIGGLPEIRIWPLPPRPAVWEPLGGALGEDPAYVAEEPLVEARYAELVRGDRAIPLVVSGETYGPDGEALDEIERVSVPMEPLETAGVDTFAFGDVPLGANPVSRRVFSFRWRPASRDPFDLVPGVPSLVPVEARPRRVPILRPYEDHLLVVGDAPMESALDFEPGREDYYLALKVADGTGPSGPEPGPGAVGVDRLARAPYTKELSILISRPPSEAFPFTGWELAADPQPIVDDLLEAVASAQGFRDEVTVDLNVLRPLKVADLATVTATTKIGEYRLMTRR, encoded by the coding sequence GTGACCGTCTTCATCCCGCAGCTGCCGCGCCCCGGCGCGTTCGAAGAGACGCATTCGATCGTCAACGCCTGGTTCAAAGCCCAACTGGCGCTCTATGCCGAGGCGTTGCGCACGCTGTGGTCGCCCTGGGAATGCCCGGCGGACATGCTCGACGAACTTGCATGGGCGTGGTCGGTGGACTTCTGGCGTGAGTGGTGGCCGGAGTTCCGCAAGCGGCAAGTCATCGCAGAAAGCCGGGCCTTCCACCGCCTGAAGTCGACGATCGCCGCCGACCGCATGGCGTGCCGCTATGCCGATGCCGAGCTGATCTCCTACCATCTGCCGCGCGACGGCTTCGCGGTCGCCGAGGATGTGTCGCCGGAAGCCTACCAGGCGTGGATTGGTGGCCTGCCGGAGATCCGCATCTGGCCGCTGCCGCCCCGGCCGGCGGTGTGGGAACCGCTCGGCGGCGCGCTGGGCGAGGACCCGGCCTATGTCGCCGAAGAGCCTCTTGTGGAAGCCCGCTACGCCGAGCTTGTGCGCGGCGATCGCGCCATCCCGCTTGTCGTCTCCGGAGAGACGTATGGCCCTGATGGCGAGGCGCTGGACGAGATCGAGCGCGTCTCCGTTCCCATGGAGCCGCTGGAAACGGCCGGCGTCGACACCTTCGCCTTCGGCGATGTGCCGCTCGGCGCCAATCCGGTTTCCCGCCGCGTCTTCTCCTTCCGCTGGCGACCGGCCTCGCGCGATCCGTTCGACCTCGTTCCCGGCGTGCCTTCGCTGGTTCCTGTCGAGGCGCGGCCGCGCAGGGTGCCGATCCTGCGGCCGTATGAGGATCATCTGCTCGTCGTCGGCGACGCGCCCATGGAGAGCGCCCTCGACTTCGAGCCTGGCCGCGAGGACTACTATCTCGCGCTGAAGGTCGCCGATGGAACCGGACCATCCGGCCCGGAGCCGGGGCCGGGAGCCGTGGGCGTCGACCGGCTTGCCCGCGCTCCCTACACCAAAGAACTTTCCATCCTCATCTCGCGGCCGCCGAGCGAGGCCTTTCCCTTCACCGGCTGGGAACTCGCCGCCGATCCGCAGCCGATCGTGGACGATCTGCTCGAGGCCGTCGCCTCGGCGCAGGGCTTCCGCGACGAAGTCACCGTCGATCTCAACGTCCTGCGGCCGCTCAAGGTCGCCGATCTCGCCACCGTCACAGCCACCACGAAGATAGGCGAATACCGCCTCATGACCAGGAGATAG
- a CDS encoding phage tail protein gives MSVFTPVGALISIGGAVLYTVGGLNPQRIRKSSESRVPGHPVQGGMEYQKTGMGERAVTIEARTLPQIMGGLDAYAILEAQHEMQAEVPFIRLHGNYLGISGGLVIVRSLDADEEQLHPFDGVGRIVDVTMDLLQLPGLGGIAIPDLRTLLR, from the coding sequence ATGAGCGTCTTTACGCCAGTCGGCGCGCTGATCTCGATCGGCGGCGCCGTCCTCTACACGGTGGGCGGTCTCAACCCGCAGCGCATACGCAAGTCGAGCGAAAGCCGCGTGCCCGGCCATCCTGTGCAGGGTGGCATGGAGTATCAGAAAACAGGCATGGGCGAGCGCGCCGTAACCATCGAGGCGCGTACCCTGCCGCAGATCATGGGCGGGCTCGACGCCTACGCCATCCTTGAGGCGCAGCACGAGATGCAAGCCGAAGTGCCGTTCATCCGCCTGCACGGCAACTATCTCGGCATCAGCGGCGGCTTGGTCATCGTCCGCTCTCTCGACGCGGATGAGGAGCAGTTGCACCCGTTCGACGGCGTCGGCCGCATTGTCGATGTCACCATGGACCTGCTGCAGCTGCCCGGCCTCGGCGGC
- a CDS encoding phage tail tape measure protein, translating into MSDLDVSLRLRLVNQLSRPAEEAERDLKELQRAAERLGRTRGSDQLGADIRKVGAAAADAKTKLGGISEETEQLRQKLGRLNATRGLDGLKQDAGHAKQAIASIGTEADELRRKLGQIGDVGFAELKQDAASARQAIENIGTAASQASGKIELLDDTSALSKLRDEAKKTEDAIRNIGAGGQPLLNDPAKHPAGRGVGAPVHTPGTGGASDPTHTPGSGRAGRAAEGFADRSGLDAYVPFGVSGSYAAGAGIAAGGVAAYRATKKYAGFDREMRMLGNAAGVKQDDVEGSIPELRAIAQEIGVPADDILEAFRSRVTSTGEWRGSLDQMRDIGRTAKTSGASSEDVVNTFLAAERSLGFTPDKLSKASDIMIEGGNSGQFEMRDMANYLPGLLSLAGSKGYQGEGGLASLIASLQIIARRSGGNDNAARQLGEVLGKMDAEETANNFKDFKVDLPKRIKDGKARGEDPVNIVLDAVEEAIKGDKSKITRLFREKDSQLGILNLLADREERDRLAEDLQGASGATERDFQRVKDDPQSRFDRADNALSDAWMKFGAFIDRIGGTKVLEGFANVLDIMSADTPGTVGNLRNLLGLAPSENSDDLVALQGRRDQLTRDLSEVNIGPQSGGAGFERAALMAELEEVLKQIAAETARLKAISDADPELGPVPGRGAKQTLPATMPVPLGKPMGPAAEQSMESYNDALQAQGQEAIGIAQGIADSIRAMLGFTVSPTIQPRLVGPKGGGGQAGGAGNGGAPRGTGGRQTASLAPVNNYNIRTSNPQVAARRVQAEQNRQVRLAQWNAIGDMGSAFG; encoded by the coding sequence ATGAGCGATCTCGACGTCTCACTGCGTCTTCGTCTGGTCAACCAGCTTTCGCGTCCCGCCGAGGAGGCAGAGCGCGACCTGAAGGAGCTGCAGCGCGCCGCCGAACGGCTGGGTCGGACGCGCGGCAGTGACCAGTTGGGCGCGGACATTCGCAAGGTCGGCGCTGCGGCAGCGGACGCAAAGACGAAGCTCGGTGGCATTTCAGAAGAGACCGAGCAACTGCGCCAGAAACTCGGACGACTGAACGCCACGCGAGGGTTGGATGGCCTCAAGCAGGATGCCGGCCATGCAAAGCAGGCGATCGCCTCCATCGGAACAGAAGCCGACGAACTGCGACGGAAACTGGGGCAGATAGGGGACGTCGGGTTCGCCGAACTCAAGCAGGACGCGGCAAGCGCAAGGCAGGCGATCGAGAATATTGGGACTGCCGCCAGCCAGGCTTCCGGAAAAATCGAGCTGCTCGACGATACTTCAGCGCTTTCAAAACTGCGCGATGAGGCAAAGAAGACGGAAGACGCGATCCGCAATATCGGCGCCGGAGGCCAGCCGTTGCTTAATGATCCGGCGAAGCATCCAGCAGGGCGTGGTGTTGGCGCGCCGGTGCATACTCCGGGAACCGGCGGCGCATCCGATCCGACCCATACACCCGGGTCCGGCCGAGCCGGACGTGCGGCCGAGGGCTTCGCCGACAGGTCGGGTTTGGACGCCTACGTCCCGTTTGGCGTATCCGGGAGCTACGCTGCGGGCGCGGGTATAGCCGCTGGCGGTGTTGCCGCCTATCGCGCGACCAAAAAGTACGCCGGATTCGACCGCGAGATGCGCATGCTCGGTAACGCGGCCGGGGTAAAGCAGGATGACGTTGAAGGCAGCATCCCAGAGCTCCGCGCGATCGCTCAAGAGATTGGCGTGCCGGCTGATGACATTCTTGAAGCCTTTCGATCCCGCGTCACTTCTACCGGGGAATGGCGCGGCTCGCTCGACCAGATGAGGGATATCGGCAGGACGGCCAAGACCTCCGGCGCTTCCTCCGAAGATGTGGTGAACACTTTCCTTGCCGCCGAACGTTCCCTCGGTTTCACGCCGGACAAACTCAGCAAGGCCTCCGATATTATGATCGAAGGCGGCAATAGCGGTCAGTTCGAGATGCGGGACATGGCCAACTATCTGCCTGGTCTGCTCTCGCTCGCTGGCTCCAAGGGTTATCAAGGTGAAGGCGGTCTCGCGAGCCTGATCGCGTCGCTTCAGATTATCGCTCGTCGCAGCGGCGGAAACGACAACGCGGCGCGCCAACTCGGTGAGGTTCTCGGCAAGATGGACGCCGAGGAAACGGCGAACAATTTTAAGGATTTCAAGGTCGATCTGCCGAAGCGCATCAAGGACGGGAAGGCGCGCGGCGAGGATCCCGTCAACATCGTCCTCGACGCTGTCGAGGAGGCCATCAAGGGCGACAAAAGCAAGATCACGAGGCTCTTCCGCGAGAAAGATTCGCAGCTCGGCATCCTGAACCTACTGGCTGACAGGGAAGAGCGCGACCGGCTCGCTGAAGACCTCCAAGGTGCAAGCGGCGCGACGGAACGCGATTTCCAGCGGGTGAAGGACGATCCTCAAAGCCGCTTCGATCGCGCCGATAACGCGCTCAGCGATGCCTGGATGAAATTCGGTGCATTCATCGATCGGATCGGCGGAACCAAGGTGCTTGAGGGCTTCGCCAACGTTCTCGACATCATGTCCGCAGACACACCGGGGACCGTCGGTAATCTTCGCAACCTGCTGGGCCTCGCGCCGAGCGAAAACTCGGATGATCTCGTGGCATTGCAAGGCCGGCGCGATCAACTCACCCGAGATCTATCCGAGGTGAACATAGGCCCTCAGTCGGGCGGTGCAGGCTTCGAGCGCGCCGCACTGATGGCCGAACTGGAAGAGGTCCTCAAACAGATCGCGGCAGAGACTGCCCGTTTGAAGGCCATCTCTGACGCAGATCCGGAACTTGGCCCGGTACCAGGTCGCGGCGCGAAGCAAACGTTGCCCGCCACCATGCCGGTGCCGCTCGGTAAACCTATGGGGCCGGCCGCCGAGCAGTCGATGGAGAGCTACAACGACGCGCTCCAGGCCCAGGGACAGGAGGCGATCGGTATCGCCCAGGGCATCGCCGATAGTATCCGCGCCATGCTGGGCTTCACCGTCTCGCCGACCATCCAGCCCCGCCTCGTCGGGCCGAAAGGCGGCGGCGGGCAGGCCGGTGGTGCCGGCAATGGCGGCGCGCCTCGTGGCACAGGCGGCAGGCAGACGGCCTCGTTGGCTCCGGTGAACAACTACAACATCCGGACGTCGAATCCGCAGGTCGCGGCGCGGCGCGTCCAGGCCGAGCAGAACCGCCAGGTCCGGCTCGCGCAGTGGAACGCGATCGGCGACATGGGGAGCGCCTTCGGATGA
- a CDS encoding baseplate J/gp47 family protein gives MTDYTAETLDLSRLDLGPLFAVDYEAWLQARMAKYVEIWNGKRAIDPTLPEIDMSRIEASTRQIIQEESSDADTKIIAMINDAAKALRLAQANGDDLEHLTATYHGTQRATLIAASGNVAAVMESDDDLRSRAQLAPEALADLGLTAGGYIYFVRTAFAAEIKGVRPIRRGGGAVELRLLGRAGNGHVDSPLLAEVIRAFQPEGMTQSTDILTVFSAEIDELVPEIRLRIPRGPDPEEVKAAVRKSLLAYRDDVHRIGASVYLEALAAAAKVGPVIRPIVLFPTAHVIGAPERAPYLSDFVLTTEVAS, from the coding sequence ATGACAGACTACACCGCCGAGACCCTCGACCTTTCCCGGCTCGATCTCGGGCCGCTGTTCGCCGTCGACTACGAGGCCTGGCTGCAGGCCCGCATGGCGAAGTATGTCGAGATATGGAACGGCAAGCGCGCGATCGACCCGACCCTGCCGGAGATCGACATGTCGCGCATCGAGGCGTCGACGCGGCAGATCATCCAGGAGGAATCGTCCGACGCGGACACCAAGATCATCGCCATGATCAACGATGCGGCGAAGGCCCTGCGCCTTGCCCAGGCGAACGGCGACGATCTCGAACACCTCACGGCGACCTATCACGGGACCCAGCGCGCGACCCTGATCGCCGCGAGCGGCAATGTCGCGGCCGTCATGGAGAGCGACGACGATCTGCGCAGCCGCGCCCAGCTCGCGCCCGAGGCGCTGGCCGACCTTGGCCTGACCGCTGGCGGCTACATCTATTTCGTGCGGACGGCCTTCGCGGCTGAGATCAAGGGCGTCCGGCCCATCCGTCGCGGCGGCGGCGCGGTGGAACTTCGCCTGCTCGGCCGAGCCGGCAACGGGCATGTCGACAGTCCGCTGCTGGCGGAAGTCATCCGGGCTTTCCAGCCCGAGGGCATGACGCAGTCGACGGACATCCTCACCGTGTTTTCGGCCGAGATCGACGAGCTGGTGCCGGAAATCCGGCTGCGCATCCCGCGCGGGCCGGATCCGGAGGAGGTCAAGGCGGCTGTCCGCAAGTCGCTGCTCGCCTATCGTGATGACGTCCACAGGATCGGCGCCAGCGTCTATCTCGAAGCGCTCGCCGCCGCCGCGAAGGTCGGGCCGGTCATCCGGCCGATCGTGCTGTTTCCGACCGCCCATGTGATCGGTGCTCCGGAGCGCGCTCCTTACCTCTCGGACTTCGTGCTGACGACGGAGGTGGCGTCGTGA
- a CDS encoding ATP-dependent Clp protease proteolytic subunit, with protein sequence MKPISSDTLGALQHCALSALNNGATEMTIYLSCEGGTNDQGFAAYNFLRSLPVPLTMHGISNVESMAVILFLAADRRVIVPHGKVKIHPMHWGFNGGPVDHDRLAEYVESMDFDAKRYANIFAERTPKAKTPLNIAENLAGRALVLDAKAAVESNIATEIADAAIPADSVRWWV encoded by the coding sequence ATGAAGCCTATATCGTCCGACACATTGGGCGCTCTGCAACACTGCGCCTTATCCGCGCTGAACAACGGCGCGACGGAAATGACCATCTACCTGTCCTGCGAGGGGGGAACGAACGACCAAGGGTTTGCGGCCTATAACTTCCTTCGGTCGCTTCCGGTGCCTCTGACAATGCACGGTATCAGCAACGTAGAATCAATGGCTGTCATTCTCTTCCTTGCTGCTGACAGGCGCGTCATTGTTCCCCACGGAAAGGTGAAGATCCACCCGATGCACTGGGGCTTCAACGGTGGTCCGGTCGACCACGACCGCCTAGCCGAGTACGTCGAGAGCATGGATTTTGACGCCAAGCGCTACGCGAACATCTTCGCGGAGCGGACCCCCAAAGCCAAAACTCCTCTGAACATCGCGGAAAACCTCGCGGGCCGCGCTCTGGTGCTGGACGCCAAGGCCGCCGTTGAAAGCAACATCGCCACCGAGATCGCCGATGCCGCTATCCCAGCTGACTCTGTGCGTTGGTGGGTTTAG